In one Arthrobacter jinronghuae genomic region, the following are encoded:
- a CDS encoding SDR family NAD(P)-dependent oxidoreductase, whose product MNAPRIAVITGANRGLGLATAHALARRGFAVVLTYRGEADDAFRAVKEIRAAGGDAITARLDLADTASFADFTVSLRRDINERWGRSDIDVLVNNAGIGLFGRLEDATVDEFDALMGTNVRGTFFLIQALAPHIGDGGRIINVSTSLTRHVSLGTSLYTASKAAVEAITRTLAVELGPRGIRINSIAPGPTATDFNGGAMRDDPDLRSSLADQTALGRVGQADEIADAIAALASSELRWMTAERVEVSGGTLL is encoded by the coding sequence ATGAACGCCCCTCGAATCGCCGTCATTACCGGGGCCAACCGAGGCTTGGGCCTAGCGACCGCCCACGCCCTCGCCCGGCGGGGCTTCGCCGTGGTCCTCACCTATCGGGGCGAAGCCGACGATGCATTCCGCGCCGTGAAGGAGATTCGCGCCGCAGGCGGTGATGCCATCACCGCGCGACTCGACCTGGCGGATACCGCCTCCTTCGCTGACTTCACGGTCTCGCTGCGGCGCGACATTAACGAGCGGTGGGGACGTTCAGACATTGACGTGCTGGTGAACAATGCCGGGATCGGACTGTTCGGCCGGCTCGAAGACGCCACGGTCGATGAATTCGACGCCCTCATGGGAACGAACGTGCGCGGTACGTTCTTCCTCATCCAGGCACTGGCACCCCACATCGGCGACGGAGGTCGCATCATCAACGTGTCCACCTCGCTCACCCGCCACGTCAGCCTCGGCACCTCGCTCTACACGGCGTCGAAGGCGGCAGTGGAGGCCATCACCCGCACCCTCGCCGTGGAGCTCGGGCCCCGCGGCATCCGCATTAACAGCATTGCCCCCGGTCCCACGGCCACGGACTTCAACGGCGGCGCTATGCGCGACGACCCCGACCTGCGCAGCAGCCTGGCAGATCAGACCGCGCTGGGCCGCGTCGGCCAGGCGGACGAGATCGCCGATGCCATCGCAGCCCTTGCGTCAAGCGAGCTGCGCTGGATGACGGCCGAACGCGTCGAGGTCTCGGGCGGCACTCTGCTCTAG
- a CDS encoding nitroreductase/quinone reductase family protein, whose protein sequence is MEPGIEKALAITPASSARERTIDITTTGARTGRPRRIEVWFYRVDGQIYLSTTPASRSWYANIVANPDFVFHLKNGVRADLHAVGTPVNDPAQREAVFSSIIADLNQPRNPAGIGQPVEPLEEWMERSPLISVEFPEGDTK, encoded by the coding sequence ATGGAACCAGGAATCGAAAAGGCGCTGGCTATCACCCCGGCTTCAAGCGCTCGGGAGCGCACGATCGACATCACTACCACCGGCGCGCGCACCGGCAGGCCGCGGCGCATCGAGGTGTGGTTCTACCGGGTCGACGGGCAAATCTATCTCTCCACGACGCCGGCGAGCCGCAGCTGGTACGCGAACATTGTGGCGAACCCTGACTTCGTGTTCCACCTCAAGAACGGGGTGCGGGCGGATCTGCACGCAGTGGGTACTCCGGTAAACGATCCCGCTCAGCGGGAGGCCGTATTCTCGTCGATCATCGCCGATCTCAATCAGCCGCGGAACCCGGCCGGCATCGGACAGCCGGTCGAACCCCTTGAGGAATGGATGGAGAGAAGTCCTCTCATCAGCGTGGAGTTCCCGGAAGGAGACACCAAATGA